In Kryptolebias marmoratus isolate JLee-2015 linkage group LG20, ASM164957v2, whole genome shotgun sequence, a genomic segment contains:
- the wdr47a gene encoding WD repeat-containing protein 47 produces the protein MTAEETINVKEVEIIKVILDFLHSRKLHISMLALEKESGVINGLYSDDMLFLRQLILDGQWDEVLQFIQPLECMDKFDRKRFRYIILKQKFLEALCVNNAMSAEDEPQHLEFTMQEAVKCLHALEEFCSSKDDYSKLCLLLTLPRLTNHAEFKDWNPSTARVQCFEEACNMVAEFIPADRKLSEAGFKASGDRLFQLLLKGVLYECCVEFCQSKATGEEITEGEVLVGVDMLCGNGCDDLDLSLLSWMQNLSHSVFTCAFEQKQLNIHVDRLVKPAKTGYADLLTPLISKLSPYPSSPLRRPQSADTYMSRSLNPALDGLSYGLSGQEKRASGGEIVPGKGVSPMSHSFANFHYPGARGQNLSRSLMVESSDCHSIFEESPETSRTDTPVDKMLSSGGAQNMRPASAPGEDAPTAGSADRNELRDSTEKYEEFYRQRLRVQQHLEQKQQQRQMYQQMLLEGGVQQEPPPNDMQHSLTETFLNRSIQKLEELNVGMENLGEEVKSLTQQCNGNGNTPTAEDNNNPPSVTPEQSRSRGGGVVSSTPQRSAGGRAVPPPDESPVVSSGQKPKGAPQDDSPGSLTRSKEGEKPKDLFVPVHTLEDTQAVRAVAFHPSGALYAVGSNSKTLRVCAYPEKLEPSASSPAKQPVVRFKRNKHHKGSIYCVAWSHCGQLLATGSNDKYVKVLPFSAETCNATGPDLEFSMHDGTIRDLAFMEGPESGGAILISAGAGDCNIYTTDCQRGQGLHALSGHTGHILSLYTWGGWMIASGSQDKTVRFWDLRVPSCVRVVGTAFHGSGSPVASVAVDPSGRLLATGQEDSACMLYDIRGGRIVQVYRPHTSDVRSVRFSPGAHYLLTGSYDTKVMVTNLQGDLTKQLPQTVVGEHGDKVIQCRWHTQDLSFLSSSADRTVTLWTHNP, from the exons ATGACCGCAGAAGAAACCATAAATGTGAAGGAGGTGGAGATCATCAAGGTGATCCTGGACTTCCTCCACTCCAGGAAGCTGCACATCAGCATGCTCGCTCTGGAGAAGGAGAGCGGCGTCATCAACGGGCTCTACTCGGACGACATGCTTTTCctcag GCAGCTGATTCTTGATGGCCAGTGGGATGAGGTCCTTCAGTTCATTCAGCCTCTGGAGTGCATGGAcaaatttgacagaaaaag GTTTCGTTACATCATCCTTAAGCAGAAGTTTCTTGAAGCTCTGTGTGTGAATAACGCCATGTCAGCAGAAGACGAGCCACAGCAC TTGGAGTTCACCATGCAGGAAGCGGTGAAGTGTCTCCATGCTCTGGAGGAATTCTGCTCCTCTAAAGATGATTACAGCAAACTGTGTCTGCTCCTCACACTGCCTCGCCTCACCAACCACGCTGAGTTCAAG GACTGGAACCCGAGCACAGCCAGGGTGCAGTGCTTCGAGGAGGCCTGCAACATGGTGGCAGAGTTCATCCCCgcagacaggaagctgagtGAGGCTGGCTTTAAGGCCAGCGGGGATCGactctttcagcttcttctcaaGGGAGTCCTGTACGAGTGCTGTGTGGAGTTCTGCCAG AGCAAGGCGACAGGTGAGGAGATCACAGAAGGCGAGGTCCTCGTAGGCGTTGACATGCTGTGTGGGAATGGCTGCGATGACCTGGACCTGTCTCTGCTGTCCTGGATGCAGAACCTCTCCCACAGCGTTTTCACCTGCGCCTTTGAACAGAAGCAGCTCAACATCCACGTCGACCGTTTGGTCAAGCCGGCCAAGACCGGCTACGCCGACCTCCTCACCCCGCTGATCAGCAAGCTCTCACCCTACCCTTCGTCCCCGCTGCGGCGCCCTCAGTCCGCAGACACCTACATGTCCCGCTCCCTGAACCCCGCGTTGGACGGGCTGTCCTACGGGTTGTCTGGCCAGGAGAAAAGGGCGAGCGGCGGGGAGATAGTGCCGGGGAAAGGAGTCTCACCGATGTCTCACTCTTTTGCCAACTTCCACTACCCTGGAGCAAGAGGGCAGAACCTGAGCAGGAGTCTGATGGTGGAGAGCTCCGACTGCCACAGCATCTTCGAGGAATCCCCTGAAAC ATCCAGGACAGACACGCCTGTGGATAAGATGCTGAGCTCGGGTGGAGCTCAGAACATGCGTCCTGCCTCAGCTCCAGGCGAGGATGCACCAACAGCTGGATCTGCTGACAGGAATGAG TTACGTGACTCGACGGAGAAGTACGAGGAGTTTTACCGCCAGCGTCTTCGCGTGCAGCAGCACCtggagcagaagcagcagcagaggcaaATGTACCAGCAGATGCTGCTGGAGGGAGGGGTGCAGCAGGAGCCCCCGCCCAACGACATGCAGCACAGCCTCACAGAGACCTTCCTCAACAG GTCCATTCAGAAGCTGGAGGAGCTCAATGTGGGGATGGAGAATTTAGGAGAGGAGGTGAAGTCTCTCACCCAGCAGTGCAACGGCAACGGGAACACGCCCACTGCCGAGGACAACAATAACCCCCCATCTGTGACGCCGGAGCAGAGCCGGAGCCGAGGGGGAGGGGTGGTCAGCAGCACCCCCCAGCGCTCCGCAGGGGGCCGCGCGGTCCCGCCTCCCGACGAATCCCCCGTCGTCTCCAG TGGGCAGAAGCCAAAAGGAGCTCCTCAGGATGACTCTCCTGGGTCTTTAACCAGAAGTAAAGAG GGTGAAAAGCCAAAAGACCTGTTTGTACCCGTGCACACCTTGGAGGACACGCAGGCTGTCCGAGCCGTGGCCTTTCACCCGTCTGGAGCTCTGTACGCCGTGGGATCCAACTCCAAAACGCTTCGTGTGTGTGCATATCCAGAGAAACTGGAGCCAAG TGCTTCAAGTCCTGCAAAACAGCCAGTTGTTCGCTTCAAAAGGAACAAACACCACAAAGGCTCCATCTACTGCGTGGCCTGGAGCCACTGCGGGCAGCTGCTGGCGACGGGCTCCAACGACAAATACGTCAAAGTCCTGCCTTTCAGCGCGGAGACGTGCAATGCCACAG ggcCAGACCTGGAGTTTAGCATGCACGATGGCACCATCAGAGACCTGGCCTTCATGGAGGGTCCCGAAAGTGGAGGAGCCATTTTGATCAGCGCCGGAGCAGGAGACTGTAACATCTACACCACCGACTGCCAGAGGGGACAGGGCTTGCACGCGCTCAGTGGacacacag gtCACATTCTGTCCCTGTATACTTGGGGCGGCTGGATGATTGCCTCCGGGTCGCAAGATAAAACGGTGCGGTTCTGGGACCTCAGAGTGCCGAGCTGCGTGCGAGTCGTGGGAACTGCTTTCCACGGTTCAG GCAGCCCTGTCGCCTCCGTGGCCGTCGATCCTAGTGGCCGTCTCCTAGCAACAGGACAGGAAGACAGCGCGTGCATGCTGTACGACATCAGAGGGGGGCGGATCGTCCAGGTGTATCGGCCGCACACGAGCGACGTTCGATCCGTTCGCTTCTCCCCCGGAGCGCACTACCTGCTCACCGGCTCCTACGACACTAAAGTCATGGTCACCAACCTTCAAG GCGACCTGACCAAGCAGTTGCCGCAGACTGTGGTGGGAGAGCACGGCGACAAGGTGATTCAGTGTCGATGGCACACACAGGACCTGTCCTTCCTTTCGTCTTCTGCTGACCGCACCGTCACACTGTGGACGCACAACCCCTAA